The genomic segment CTTTCCCCTCTTCCTCCCCGTCGTTTCCGGAGAGTATGGGCAGACATATCTTATATTTCACAGCAAGGATACGGGTGATGAACACAGACATCCCGCCTATCACCTGGCAACCGTAGGAGTGCATGCCCGCCAGCTCGCATATCCAGTAGGCCGTACCGCCCACCACGCATGCCATTGCATAAATCTCTTTACGGAATATGAGAGGAATTTCATTGATAAAGACATCGCGTATCACGCCCCCCGCAGCTCCGGTAATGCTGCCCATGATGATTGCCACCCAGAAGGGATAGCCCAGAGAGAGGCTTTTGCCCACTCCCACCACCGTAAACAGTGCCAAGCCGATAGTATCGAAGATGAAGAACGTGTTGTGCAGGTGTATGAGGTGCTTCCCGAAGAAGATAACCCACAGCAAGGCCAGTCCGGTACATATCAGATAAATAGGATCTGTCATCCAGCCGGGAGTGACATCCAGCAGGAGATCACGTATCGTACCGCCTCCAATGGCTGTTACGAACCCCACCACATAAGCGCCGAACCAGTCGAAGCGCTTCGCCGAAGCAAGGCGTATGCCGCTGATGGCAAAGGCAAATGTGCCAATAAAGTCGAGTATCTGAACAAATGTAGGCATGAAAGGATTTCTTTTTTTGCAAAGTAACAAATAATTTCCCTAAGAAAATGTATTTTTGTCTCACCAATTTATATGAGCAATGAAAATAACCATCGTATCGGGCGCACGTCCCAACTTCATGAAGATTGCCCCCCTGTGCCGCGCCATAGACGCAGCCAGAGAAGCGGGTAAAAACATATCCTATCGCATAGTCTACACCGGTCCTCAGGACGACACCACTTTGGATGCCTCGCTCTTTTCCGACCTCGCCATGCCTAAGCCCGACGCTTACTTGGGCATCAGCGGACGCGACCATTCGCGGGTGGCGGCTTCCATTATGCTCGCTTTCGAAGAGGAACTCAACGGACATCCCGCCCAAGTAGTACTGGTGGTGGACGACATGACCGCCACCATGAGCTGCGCCATCGTAGCCAAGAAGCGCGGTCTGAAGGTAGCCCATGTCATTGCCGGTACGCGTTCGTTCGATATGAATATGCCGCGTGAGGTGAACCGCACGATCGTAGACGCCATTTCCGACTACCTCTTCACTGCCGGAATGGTGGCCAACCGCAACCTCAACCAAGAAGGGATGATACCGGAATACATCCACTACGTGGGCAATATACTCATCGACACCATCCGCTACAACCGCCACCGCCTGATGCAGCCGCTATGGTTCTCCACCCTCGGACTGCGCAAGGGAAACTACCTCTTGCTCACCCTGAACCGCCACGACCTGCTGGAAAAGAAAGCCGTACTCTGTTCCCTGATGCAGACGCTGGCAGCGAAGGCTGGCGACATGCCTGTCGTAGCCCCCATGCATCCCTACGTGGAACGCGCCATAAAATCACTGGGGCTTGACATGCCCCACCTGCACATTCTGCCGCCCCAGAGCTATCTGCACTTCGGCTTCCTCATCAACCAAGCCAAGGGCATCGTGACCGACTCCGGCAACATTGCCGAAGAAGCCACTTTCCTCGATGTGCCCTGCATCACGCTCAACACCTACGCCGAACACCCGGAAACGTGGCGTTTCGGAACCAATGAGCTCGTCGGGGAGAACTCCATTGCCCTCTCCGCCGCTCTCGACAAACTGCTGCATGGCGACTGGAAACACACCACCCTGCCCGACCGCTGGGACGGACGTACAGCCGAGCGCATCGTACAGACGTTGATAAACGGAGAAAAGATATAGAAAAGCTCTCGCTCTCTCTTAAGTATCCCTCTTATTCTTTAAAAAATATTTGCTTCTTGATTAACTGCAAATTGCTAACTTTGCAAATTGATTATGAAATGTATGAAACAAATATATAGCATAGCTCTGCTTCTCCTGCTTCTGTTATCCGTCTCCACCGGTGTGTCGGCGCAGATAAAAGGGGTCATAACAGACTCCCTCACCCACGAACCGCTGATGTACATCACCGTACAATATGAAGGAAAAGGCGTGGGAGGCATCTCCAATGCAGAGGGAGAATATCAGGTAGAGACTCGTAAAGGCTGGAATGAACTGACATTCTCCGCCATAGGTTACATCACCAAAAAAGTGAAATTCGCCCCCGGCACAAAAGTACTCAACGTGGAGCTGGCTCCTGCCGACGTGATGCTCTCCGAGGTTGTTGTCAAGCCCAAGAAAGAGAAGTACTCGCGCAAGAACAACCCTGCCGTAGAGTTCATGAAGAAAGTCATCGAGAACAAGAAAGCCCTGAAGCTGGAGGAGAACGACTATTACCAGTACCAGAAGTACGAGAAGATGAAGATGTCCGTCAACGACGTCACGCCGGAGAAAATGGAGAAAGGCATCTACAAGAAATTCTCCTTCTTCAAGGATCAGGTGGAGGTATCGCCCAAAACCAACAAGATGATCCTGCCCATCTCCATTAAGGAGACCTCCTCCAAGACCATCTACCGTAAGAATCCCAAAAGCGAAAAGACCATTATCGAGGGTATGAACTCCAGCGGCATCGAAGAGTTCTTCAATACAGGCGATATGCTGGGCACGATCCTCACCGACGTCTTTTCCGACGTCAACATCTACGATGACGACATCCGCCTGCTGCAACGCCGCTTCGTCAGCCCCATCGGACGCGGAGCCATCAGCTTCTACAAGTTCTACCTCATGGACACGCTCATGGTGGACAAGCAAGAATGCGTCCACCTCACTTTCGTGCCCCAGAACTCACAGGACTTCGGCTTCACCGGACACCTGTACGTGGTGAAAGACTCCACCTACGCCGTAAAGAAAGCCATTATGAACCTGCCCAAAAAGACAGGCGTCAACTTCGTGGAGAACCTCGACATCGTGCAGCAGTTTGAGCAACTGCCCGACAGCAACTGGGTGCTCACCGACGACGACATGACCGTAGAGCTCGCCCTGATGAAAGGCATACAAGGACTGGAAGTGCAGCGCACCACCAAGTACAGCGACTATAAATTCGACGAGATAGAACCCCGTCTTTTCCGCCTGAAAGGGAACGTCATCAAGGAAGCCAACATGCTTGCCAAGAGCGACGAATACTGGGCCAAAGTGCGTC from the Bacteroides eggerthii genome contains:
- a CDS encoding UDP-N-acetyl glucosamine 2-epimerase, coding for MKITIVSGARPNFMKIAPLCRAIDAAREAGKNISYRIVYTGPQDDTTLDASLFSDLAMPKPDAYLGISGRDHSRVAASIMLAFEEELNGHPAQVVLVVDDMTATMSCAIVAKKRGLKVAHVIAGTRSFDMNMPREVNRTIVDAISDYLFTAGMVANRNLNQEGMIPEYIHYVGNILIDTIRYNRHRLMQPLWFSTLGLRKGNYLLLTLNRHDLLEKKAVLCSLMQTLAAKAGDMPVVAPMHPYVERAIKSLGLDMPHLHILPPQSYLHFGFLINQAKGIVTDSGNIAEEATFLDVPCITLNTYAEHPETWRFGTNELVGENSIALSAALDKLLHGDWKHTTLPDRWDGRTAERIVQTLINGEKI
- a CDS encoding trimeric intracellular cation channel family protein, whose translation is MPTFVQILDFIGTFAFAISGIRLASAKRFDWFGAYVVGFVTAIGGGTIRDLLLDVTPGWMTDPIYLICTGLALLWVIFFGKHLIHLHNTFFIFDTIGLALFTVVGVGKSLSLGYPFWVAIIMGSITGAAGGVIRDVFINEIPLIFRKEIYAMACVVGGTAYWICELAGMHSYGCQVIGGMSVFITRILAVKYKICLPILSGNDGEEEGKES